In Lysobacter lycopersici, a genomic segment contains:
- a CDS encoding 4-hydroxy-tetrahydrodipicolinate reductase, translating into MDAPTRLLIHGAGGRMGQALQRLCREGEGCEVVAAVSRRVESRVVDGIPQFAASELAGVPEYDAAVDFSLPEGFDAILDLCLQRGKPLASGTTGLSSGQQSALDAAAMRIPLVWASNFSLGVAVLHDLVERAARALPGWDCDIVEAHHARKLDAPSGTALTLGMAAGEGGATPRYASIRAGDIVGEHLVQFSGIGERVELVHRATNRDIFARGALHAARALVGREPGRYRVRDLLD; encoded by the coding sequence ATGGACGCACCGACCAGACTGCTCATCCATGGCGCCGGCGGCCGCATGGGCCAGGCGCTGCAACGCCTGTGCCGCGAAGGCGAAGGTTGCGAAGTCGTGGCCGCGGTCTCGCGCAGGGTCGAATCGCGCGTCGTCGACGGCATCCCGCAATTCGCGGCCAGCGAGCTCGCCGGCGTCCCGGAATACGACGCCGCCGTCGATTTCAGCCTGCCCGAAGGCTTCGACGCGATCCTCGACCTCTGCCTGCAGCGCGGCAAACCGTTGGCATCGGGCACGACGGGATTGTCTTCCGGACAGCAATCGGCACTGGACGCCGCGGCGATGCGGATCCCGCTGGTCTGGGCCAGCAATTTCAGCCTTGGCGTGGCGGTGCTGCACGACTTGGTCGAACGCGCCGCGCGTGCGCTGCCGGGCTGGGATTGCGACATCGTCGAGGCACACCATGCGCGCAAGCTGGATGCGCCATCCGGAACCGCGCTGACCCTGGGCATGGCCGCGGGCGAGGGCGGGGCGACGCCGCGCTACGCCTCGATCCGCGCCGGCGACATCGTCGGCGAGCACCTGGTGCAGTTCAGCGGCATCGGCGAACGGGTCGAGCTGGTCCACCGCGCGACCAACCGCGACATCTTCGCCCGCGGCGCGCTGCATGCCGCGCGAGCCCTGGTGGGACGGGAACCGGGGCGTTACCGGGTCCGCGACCTGCTGGATTGA
- a CDS encoding DUF4349 domain-containing protein, whose translation MNVPNPPDSPQPDPRGSRWLGFGLFWLILVGGGMVSGIIVSAAGMLFHGLGLAYGLAGLLPWIAPLVLAIWLANKGKTRTAQGIAFGFLSLFAVGLLLVAACFGILALGGFGNWH comes from the coding sequence ATGAACGTCCCGAATCCGCCCGATTCCCCGCAACCCGATCCGCGCGGTTCGCGCTGGCTGGGCTTCGGCCTGTTCTGGTTGATCCTCGTCGGTGGCGGCATGGTGTCCGGAATCATCGTTTCCGCCGCGGGCATGCTGTTCCATGGCCTAGGGCTGGCATACGGGCTTGCCGGGCTGCTGCCATGGATCGCGCCGCTGGTGCTGGCGATCTGGCTCGCGAACAAGGGCAAGACCCGCACCGCGCAGGGCATCGCCTTCGGTTTCCTGAGCCTGTTCGCGGTCGGCCTGCTGCTGGTCGCCGCCTGCTTCGGCATCCTCGCCCTCGGCGGCTTCGGCAACTGGCACTGA
- a CDS encoding radical SAM protein — protein MAAKVRPYLFYDSAVSVCGSCLRRVEGNILIKDGAVYMDKWCPQHGRERVLLADDADYYRLCREKFVKPPELPQRFNTERRWGCPYDCGLCPEHMQHSCLTLIEVTDHCNLRCPICYADSGPHRPGFRDLATIERMLDAVVANEGEPDVVQVSGGEPTLHPQFFEILDAAKARPIKHLMVNTNGLRIAKEPEFVERLAGYMPGFELYLQFDSLRDEVHQELRGARLREIRLRALEALNRHGISTTLVVTVKKGLNDGELGGIIDFALKQPCVRGVTFQPIQNAGRTERYDPARDRLTLTEVRRRILEQSTLFRPEDLIPVPCHPDSLAMAYALKLEDKLLPLTGLVPPEVLIEGGRNSIVLEKDEGLRDAIFKLFATNHSPASQACSLSDLLCCLPQVQAPEGLGYRNVFRVLIMAFIDAEGFDLRSVKKSCVHIAQPDGRIVPFDTYNLFYRDDRAQQLEKLRRMVEAGQRLETEGEPAA, from the coding sequence GTGGCCGCGAAAGTAAGGCCCTATCTGTTCTACGACAGCGCGGTGTCGGTCTGCGGCAGCTGCCTGCGCCGGGTCGAGGGCAACATCCTGATCAAGGATGGCGCGGTGTACATGGACAAGTGGTGCCCGCAGCACGGGCGCGAACGCGTGTTGCTCGCCGACGATGCCGATTACTACCGGCTGTGCCGGGAGAAGTTCGTCAAGCCGCCGGAACTGCCGCAACGCTTCAACACCGAGCGCCGCTGGGGTTGTCCCTACGACTGCGGCCTGTGCCCGGAGCACATGCAGCACAGTTGCCTGACCCTCATCGAGGTCACCGACCACTGCAACCTGCGCTGCCCGATCTGCTACGCCGATTCCGGTCCGCACCGCCCCGGCTTCCGCGACCTCGCGACCATCGAACGCATGCTCGATGCCGTGGTGGCGAACGAAGGCGAACCGGACGTGGTGCAGGTTTCCGGCGGCGAACCGACCCTGCACCCGCAGTTCTTCGAGATCCTCGATGCGGCCAAGGCGCGGCCGATCAAGCACCTGATGGTGAACACCAATGGGTTGCGGATCGCGAAAGAGCCCGAATTCGTCGAACGCCTCGCCGGCTACATGCCCGGTTTCGAGCTCTACCTGCAGTTCGATTCGCTGCGCGACGAGGTGCACCAGGAACTGCGGGGCGCGCGGTTGCGCGAGATCCGCCTGCGCGCACTGGAAGCGCTGAACAGGCACGGTATCTCGACCACGCTGGTGGTCACGGTGAAGAAGGGCCTCAACGACGGCGAGCTCGGCGGGATCATCGATTTCGCGCTGAAGCAGCCCTGCGTGCGCGGCGTGACCTTCCAGCCGATCCAGAACGCGGGCCGCACCGAACGCTACGACCCGGCGCGCGACCGCCTCACGCTCACCGAAGTGCGGCGCCGCATCCTCGAGCAGTCGACATTGTTCCGGCCGGAGGACCTGATCCCGGTGCCCTGCCATCCGGACAGCCTGGCGATGGCGTATGCGCTGAAGCTGGAAGACAAGCTGCTGCCGCTGACCGGGCTGGTGCCGCCGGAAGTGCTGATCGAAGGCGGCCGCAACAGCATCGTGCTGGAGAAGGACGAGGGCCTGCGCGACGCGATCTTCAAGCTGTTCGCCACCAACCATTCGCCGGCGTCGCAGGCTTGTTCGTTGTCCGACCTGCTGTGCTGCCTGCCGCAGGTGCAGGCACCGGAAGGACTTGGTTACCGCAACGTGTTCCGGGTACTGATCATGGCCTTCATCGACGCCGAGGGCTTCGACCTGCGTTCGGTGAAGAAGAGCTGCGTGCACATCGCCCAGCCGGACGGGCGCATCGTGCCGTTCGACACCTACAACCTGTTCTACCGCGACGACCGCGCGCAACAGCTGGAAAAGCTGCGGCGCATGGTCGAAGCCGGCCAGCGACTCGAGACCGAAGGGGAACCCGCCGCATGA
- a CDS encoding prolipoprotein diacylglyceryl transferase: MSPTLLHALFEAAAYAVGFRLFLRERRRRALPALADRESSLAIGIGAILGAALGAKIAYWLYDPVYAFAGFPDWVHLLQGKSIIGALLGGLAGVEIAKKLDGVRGSTGDAFVWPLMLGMAIGRIGCFLSGLDDHTAGNPTSLPWGVDFGDGVPRHPTQLYEVLFLALWAALLAWRGDRLSRPGDRFRAFMIGYLAYRLCIESIRPIPFHYFGLLSGLQLLCVAGLLYYHRDIPRIAKDLPWPRK, from the coding sequence ATGTCGCCCACCCTGCTCCACGCGCTGTTCGAAGCCGCGGCCTACGCCGTCGGTTTCCGCCTGTTCCTGCGCGAACGCCGCCGCCGCGCCTTGCCCGCGCTGGCCGACCGCGAATCCAGCCTGGCGATCGGCATCGGCGCGATCCTCGGCGCCGCGCTCGGCGCGAAGATCGCCTACTGGCTGTACGACCCGGTCTACGCGTTCGCAGGTTTCCCGGACTGGGTCCATTTGCTGCAGGGCAAGTCCATCATCGGCGCCCTGCTCGGCGGGCTGGCCGGGGTGGAAATCGCGAAGAAACTCGATGGCGTGCGGGGTTCCACCGGAGACGCCTTCGTCTGGCCGCTGATGCTGGGCATGGCCATCGGCCGCATCGGCTGCTTCCTGTCCGGATTGGACGACCACACCGCCGGCAACCCGACCTCGCTGCCCTGGGGCGTGGATTTCGGCGACGGCGTGCCGCGCCACCCGACCCAGCTGTACGAAGTGCTGTTCCTCGCGCTGTGGGCCGCGCTGCTCGCATGGCGCGGCGACCGCCTGTCGCGGCCGGGCGACCGCTTCCGCGCCTTCATGATCGGCTACCTCGCGTACCGGCTGTGCATCGAATCGATCCGCCCGATCCCGTTCCACTACTTCGGCCTGCTGTCCGGCCTGCAACTGCTGTGCGTCGCCGGCCTGCTCTACTACCATCGCGACATCCCGCGCATCGCCAAGGACCTGCCGTGGCCGCGAAAGTAA